The proteins below come from a single Sorghum bicolor cultivar BTx623 chromosome 4, Sorghum_bicolor_NCBIv3, whole genome shotgun sequence genomic window:
- the LOC110434887 gene encoding beta-fructofuranosidase, cell wall isozyme, translating into MGTRQRVLAPWAVLLLTALQLAGASHVVVHRSLEAEAAAAPPSVPASIVSPLLRTGYHFQPPMNWINDPNAPMYYKGWYHLFYQYNPKGAVWGNIVWAHSISRDLINWIALEPAIYPSIPSDQYGCWSGSATMLQDGTPAILYTGINRPDINYQVQVLAFPKNASDPLLREWEKPAAYNPVAAPVGGINATQFRDPTTAWYADGHWRMLVGSVRDTRGMAIVYRSRDFRRWTKAKHPLHSALTGMWECPDFFPVSGPALQDGVDTSDAGAKYVLKNSLDLTRYDYYTIGSYDKRKDRYYPDNPNGDYHRLRYDYGNFYASKTFYDPAKRRRVLLGWANESDSVPDDKAKGWAGIHAIPRKIWLDPSGKQLLQWPIEEVEKLRGKAVTVGGKVVKPGEHFEVTGIATYQADVEVSFEISSLDKAEPFDPAYDNDAQKLCGVKGADVKGGVGPFGLWVLASADLQEKTAVFFRVFKDGYGKPKVLMCTDPTKSSLSPDLYKPTFAGFVDTDISSGKIALRSLIDRSVVESFGEKGRTCILSRVYPSIAIGKEAHLYVFNNGDVDVKVSSLTAWEMKKPLMNGA; encoded by the exons ATGGGGACTCGGCAACGGGTCCTCGCGCCATGGGCGGTGCTGCTGCTCACCGCGCTGCAGCTCGCCGGTGCCTCCCATGTTGTCGTCCACCGGAGCCTGGAggccgaggcggcggcggcaccgccGTCGGTGCCGGCCTCCATTGTCAGCCCCCTGCTCAGGACAGGGTACCATTTCCAGCCGCCAATGAACTGGATCAACG ACCCCAACG CTCCGATGTACTACAAGGGATGGTATCACCTGTTCTACCAGTACAACCCCAAGGGCGCAGTATGGGGCAACATCGTGTGGGCTCACTCCATATCACGCGACCTCATCAACTGGATCGCGCTGGAGCCCGCCATCTACCCGAGCATCCCCTCCGACCAGTACGGCTGCTGGTCGGGCTCGGCGACGATGCTGCAAGACGGCACGCCGGCGATCCTCTACACTGGGATCAACCGCCCGGACATCAACTACCAGGTGCAGGTGCTCGCCTTCCCCAAGAACGCGTCGGACCCGCTGCTCCGGGAGTGGGAGAAGCCGGCGGCGTACAACCCGGTGGCGGCGCCGGTGGGCGGCATCAACGCGACGCAGTTCCGCGACCCGACGACGGCGTGGTACGCCGACGGGCACTGGCGGATGCTGGTGGGCAGCGTGCGGGACACCCGGGGCATGGCGATCGTGTACCGGAGCCGGGACTTCCGGCGCTGGACGAAAGCCAAGCACCCGCTGCACTCGGCGCTGACGGGGATGTGGGAGTGCCCGGACTTCTTCCCGGTGTCCGGCCCGGCGCTCCAGGACGGGGTCGACACCTCCGACGCCGGCGCCAAGTACGTGCTCAAGAACAGCCTCGACCTCACGCGGTACGACTACTACACCATCGGGTCGTATGATAAGAGGAAGGACCGGTACTACCCGGATAATCCGAACGGCGACTACCACCGGCTCCGGTACGACTACGGCAACTTCTACGCGTCCAAGACGTTCTATGATCCGGCGAAGCGGCGGCGGGTGCTCCTCGGGTGGGCTAACGAGTCCGACAGCGTCCCCGACGACAAGGCCAAGGGATGGGCCGGCATCCAT GCGATCCCAAGGAAGATCTGGCTGGATCCCAGCGGGAAGCAGCTGCTGCAGTGGCCCATCGAGGAGGTCGAGAAGCTCAGAGGGAAGGCCGTCACTGTGGGCGGCAAGGTGGTGAAGCCCGGCGAGCATTTTGAGGTCACAGGCATCGCAACTTACCAG GCTGATGTGGAGGTGAGCTTCGAGATCTCGAGCTTGGACAAGGCGGAGCCCTTCGACCCGGCGTACGACAACGACGCGCAGAAGCTGTGCGGCGTCAAGGGCGCCGACGTCAAGGGCGGCGTAGGGCCCTTCGGCCTGTGGGTGTTGGCCTCTGCCGACCTGCAGGAGAAGACGGCCGTCTTCTTCAGAGTCTTCAAGGACGGCTACGGCAAGCCCAAGGTGCTCATGTGCACCGACCCCACCAA GTCATCGCTTAGTCCAGATCTGTACAAGCCGACCTTCGCCGGCTTCGTCGACACTGACATTTCAAGCGGGAAGATTGCTCTTAGAAGCTTG ATCGATCGGTCCGTGGTCGAGAGCTTCGGCGAAAAAGGAAGGACTTGCATCCTGTCACGGGTCTACCCGTCCATCGCCATTGGAAAGGAGGCTCACCTCTACGTTTTCAACAACGGTGACGTGGACGTCAAGGTGTCAAGCCTGACAGCATGGGAGATGAAGAAGCCGCTGATGAACGGCGCCTAA